The Flaviramulus sp. BrNp1-15 genome has a window encoding:
- a CDS encoding imm11 family protein codes for MDIYKLSLPDNIVDIVFIHVKDKIKPKHYLWNKFPVLENWERLPVELDEYDDKGKKLKRVDFLGTSSTHLIIDTHVKKIILPIVKDYGEFLPLYHNSEDFWIFNVTNIIDAINFELSEQRFPEEDINYESPNLSKAVMYKSKVENGFIFRVPQKNYYDTYFTQSFIDEILKLNLIGFTYKRAATAV; via the coding sequence ATGGATATTTACAAACTATCACTTCCAGACAACATTGTCGATATAGTTTTTATTCATGTTAAAGACAAAATAAAGCCTAAACATTATTTATGGAATAAATTTCCCGTCCTGGAAAACTGGGAGAGATTACCTGTAGAATTAGACGAATACGATGATAAAGGAAAAAAATTAAAACGTGTTGACTTTTTAGGTACTTCTTCAACGCATCTTATTATAGACACCCATGTTAAAAAAATTATTTTACCAATTGTTAAAGATTATGGAGAGTTTTTACCTCTTTATCACAATAGTGAAGATTTCTGGATTTTTAATGTAACTAATATCATTGATGCTATAAACTTTGAATTATCTGAACAACGATTTCCTGAAGAGGATATTAATTATGAATCCCCAAATTTATCAAAGGCAGTTATGTATAAATCAAAAGTTGAAAATGGTTTTATTTTTAGAGTACCGCAAAAAAATTATTATGACACTTACTTTACACAAAGTTTTATTGATGAAATTTTAAAACTTAATTTAATAGGTTTTACATATAAGAGAGCTGCAACAGCTGTATAA
- a CDS encoding DUF1080 domain-containing protein, with translation MKNTIYIIFSLILFVSCKDTKKVEKATVNEWETLFNGEDLTGWDTYLGMPYKEGQDIWNQKKLPDYQPFGLNNDPLNVFSVVEVDGKPALRLSGEVYGGISTTKEYENYHLQLEFKWGTLKFAPRLDAVRDSGLLYHGTDEQGTEAGFWLRSQEMQVQEGDTGDYWGIAGAQVDIRTEMRVDTLYQYNPQGELRHFGDGSELGRNVKKFPDNEKPTGEWNTLDLYTYQTKSAHVVNGKVTMILENSRITIDSITKPLTKGKIQLQTEGAEVYYRNIKIKLIDKLPEF, from the coding sequence ATGAAAAATACAATCTATATCATATTCAGTTTAATCTTATTCGTTAGCTGTAAAGACACGAAAAAAGTAGAAAAAGCAACTGTAAACGAATGGGAAACATTATTCAATGGTGAAGATTTAACCGGTTGGGACACCTATCTTGGAATGCCTTATAAAGAAGGGCAGGATATTTGGAATCAAAAAAAATTACCAGACTATCAACCTTTTGGTTTAAATAACGATCCACTAAATGTATTTTCTGTGGTTGAAGTTGATGGAAAACCTGCATTACGATTATCTGGTGAAGTATATGGAGGAATTTCTACTACCAAAGAATACGAGAACTATCATTTACAACTAGAATTTAAATGGGGAACTTTAAAATTCGCCCCTCGATTAGATGCTGTTAGAGATAGTGGTTTATTATATCATGGAACAGATGAGCAAGGTACAGAAGCTGGTTTTTGGTTGCGTTCTCAAGAAATGCAAGTACAAGAAGGAGATACAGGCGATTATTGGGGAATTGCTGGTGCTCAAGTAGATATTAGAACCGAAATGCGCGTAGATACCTTATATCAATACAACCCACAAGGCGAATTACGACATTTTGGTGATGGTAGTGAATTAGGTAGAAATGTTAAAAAATTTCCAGACAACGAAAAACCTACAGGAGAATGGAACACGTTAGATTTATATACTTACCAAACAAAAAGCGCGCATGTTGTAAATGGTAAAGTAACCATGATTTTAGAAAACTCTAGAATAACTATTGATAGTATTACCAAACCACTCACAAAAGGTAAAATACAATTACAAACTGAAGGTGCCGAAGTATATTACAGAAATATTAAAATTAAGCTTATTGATAAACTTCCAGAGTTTTAA